ACAGAAGGTAATTGGGAGGTTCAATCGGTTCAATTAGCCAAGGATGGGAAGAATTTCTATATTTCAGGGAATAAAGAACACCCTGGAATTACACATTTTTATTCACTACCTGTAAAAGGAGGTAGCCTTCAACAGATTACTTCTATGAAGGGGGGAAATGAAGTTACATTGTCCCCAGATGAACAATGGTTAGCCATCAATCATTCAACCATGAATACGCCTTGGGAGCTTTATCTACAGAACAATAAAGCTAATGCGAAGGCTAATCAAATTACAGAATCTGTAAGTGAAGAGTTTAAGAGCTACGATTGGCGCGAACCTGATATGATCAAATTCCAAAATAGACATGGAGATGATGTCTATGCTAGAGTTTATCCTGCAAAAAATCCTCACCCGAATAAACCAGCTGTAGTTTTTGTCCATGGTGCTGGATATCTTCAAAATGTACACTTTTGGTGGAGTCAATATTTCAGGGAGTACATGTTCAATAATATGTTGGCCGATAATGGTTATACGGTAATAGATATTGATTATACGGCAAGTTCTGGCTATGGAAGAAACCATAGAACTGGAATATATCGCCATATGGGTGGAAAGGATTTAACGGACCAAGTTGATGGTGTAAAATATTTAGTAGATCATTATGGAGTCAACCCTGCCAATGTGGGTATCTACGGTGGCTCATATGGAGGTTTTATTACCTTAATGGGATTGTTTACCGAACCAGATGTATTTAAATCAGGTGCTGCGTTACGTTCTGTGACAGATTGGGCACATTATAACCATGGTTATACTGCCAATATTCTAAATACACCAGTAGAAGATCCTATCGCATTCAAAAGAAGTTCACCAATTTATTTTGCTGATAAGCTCAAAGGGAATTTATTGATGTTGCATGGAATGGTAGATGTCAACGTTCAATTCCAGGATATCGTACGATTAAACCAACGTTTGATTGAGTTAGGAAAAGAAAATTGGGAACTTGCAGTCTACCCAGTGGAAGATCATGGTTTCGTACAGCCAAGCAGTTGGACAGATGAATATAAAAGGATATTTAAGCTTTTTGAAAATACACTAAAGAAATAAATTCATGAAAATTAATTCGTAACTTAATAAGGTTATTCACCAATTAACCAACTTGTTATGAATTATAATCGACTCCTGCTGTTGATTATATCAATCGCAGCATGCATCACCATGTTCTATTTCCTCTTTGGCCCAGACCAACAAAACAAAGCCATTGGTTATCTCGCCATGCTTATTTTAATAGGAACAAATGCTATCTATTTCCTGTATTCAAAAGATTGGATGAGGTAGGTATGAGATATGAGATTTGAGATGTGAGATTTGAGACAGCACCATACCACCCCAGTGTGGTGCAACTATTATAGCAAAATGTTATCCGGTTATTCAACCCCAGTGTGGTGCAACTATTATAGCAAAATGTTATCCGGTTATTCAACCCCAGAGGGGTGAAACTATTATAGCAAAATGTTTATACGGCGCCATGTAACCCTGTAGGGGTGTCACTATTATAGAAAAAAAATACGGCCATACACGCAAAAACCCCATCGGGGTAAAATGCCGTAGGCATGAAATATCTCTTAAATGCCATCGGCATGTAATATCTATAGAAATGTATATCGCCTCAAAAACCAACGCCGTAGGTGTGGCATGTTTGTTAACCCCAGAGGGGTGAAACTATTCTAGAAAGGGTTATTTGGCGTCATCCAACCCCAGAGGGGTGAAACTATTCTAGAAAAGGTTATACGACGCCATGCAACCCTGTAGGGGTGTCACTATAAATTACTATTAAATAATAATCACTATCCAAACCTCTTCACTAAACGAACGATTTTGTCATTCTCTCTCGTAAGAGAGGGAAACTATTTAGTGAACTAATCACGGCTTATTTGAATAAGCGAAGATTACTTGTCGCCATGGTTGGTGTCCTCACCAACCATCACTTAAGGTGGCTTGTTTTGGTTGCTTTGCATCCGCTTAACAAACATGCCACGCCGATGGCGTTGGTTTTTGTGATTATTTCAATATCTATAGATATGGCATGCCTACGGCATTTAAGAGATATTTCATGCCTACGGCATTTTACCCCGATGGGGCTTTTTGAGATTTCTGTTTTGAAATTTGATAGGCTCTCACATCTCACATCTCATATCTCATATCTCCCTACGCTACATCCCTCAAAATCCACTGCTACTACTCTAGAAACTCCTTGCTCAACCATCGTTACGCCATAGATAATATCTGTGCTGGCAATCGTACGTTTATTATGTGATACAACAATAAACTGCGATTGATTAGAGAACTCACGGATAATATTGTTGAATTTATCGATGTTGGTATCATCCAATGGAGCATCTACCTCATCGAAAATACAGAATGGTGCTGGCTTCAATAGGTATAATGAGAACAGTAGGGCAGTAGAAGTCAAAGTTTTCTCTCCACCTGATAGTTGATTGATGGATAATGGTCGTTTCCCTTTAGGACGTGCAATAATATCTATATCGGATTCCAATGGATTGTTTGGATCACTCAATACGATGTCACAAGAATCTTCTTCATTGAATAATGAACGGAATACCTTGATAAAGTTTTCACGAACAGTCGTGAAGGCATACATAAACTTATCATTGGCAGACTGATCGATTTCTTGAATAGTGCTTAGCAATGAAGCCTTGGCTTCCATCAAATCAGTTTTCTCTTTCTGAATAAATCCATGACGTTCATCCATTTCATCATAAGCTTCTTTTGCCATCGGGTTAATGCTGCCATAGTCATCCAATTGCTTTTTAAGTTTCCGGCAGGAAGTCTCCAGATCAGCCATAGCAGGACGTTCCTCCGGAATTTCAGACTCTAATAAATCTTGAAGTTCAATATTGAATTCTACAGAAAGACGCTCCTTGAGCGCATTTAAATCAATCTGCAAAGTCGTTTTCTTGTCCTTTAATTCTGAAATTAGGGAATCAGAAATATCTTTCGATTTTCTCAATTGATTGATTTCGTCTTCCAAGTCATTGATTACTTTCCTTGATTTAAAGAAATCTTCTTCAACTTCCTGTAAACCCTTCTCCAGCAGCTCCTTTTGTTCATACATGCCACTCAAGTCGGTGTCGTTATGGTCAACATAACTCAAAGCCTCTTTCAAGTCTTCCTTCACCTTTTCAAATTCAGCATTGAATTTCTCGATTCTTTCCTCGAAATTCTCACGTTGAGTCTCACGGAATTCTAAATCCCTTTGGATGGTATTAACCTTATTTTGTTGTTGGTGAAATTTAATGTTTTCTTGATTGTAGACATTTGATTTTTCACTCAAAATCTCGGTCAAATCGTGGTAAGCATCTTCCAGTTCGCTAAGAACAGTTTGATTTTCCTTAGCAGTTTCCTTAAAATTGATCAATTCTGGTTCTGATTTTTCCAATTGAATCAGAATATTTGATACCTTTTCGGCAATATCAAGCCTTCTAGTTTGACTGTTATTGATGAAAGTTTGGTATTGTTCCTGTTTAGTTTTTACAGAAATCAACTCATTGCTCAATCTATTGAGCTGCAGTCGCTGCTCATCAATGAATTCTTTTTGCGAGCTACCTTTCAACCCAATCAATTGACCATTTAGTTCTTCTTGGTTCTCTTGGATTAAGTCAATTTGTAGGTTTAGTTCTTTAATTTCTTTGGCTAAGATTTCCAGGTTTTTTGCACGACCAATTCTTTTTCCTTCAAATAACCCTACTGAACCTCCACTGATTCCCAATTTATTTTTGGCATATTTTCCTCCTTTTTGGAGTATAACCATATTTTCGGATGGCAGATCAGCATCTAAATCAACGTCAGATTCTGAATCCAATAGGTAAACATCTTTTAATAGGATTTGACAAAGAGTCTTGTATTTTTCATCAACGGTAATGATATCCATGGCAGGAATCAAACCGGATTGAACTTGATTGGATAATTCCGGTTGATTATCCTTAACAGCTTCAAGAACAAAGAAATTAGCCCTTCCTCGTGAAGAATCACTTAACAATTTTATCGCTTGAACGGCGTCCTCTTTTGACTCAACCACATAATGGTTCATGATAGGTTCCAAGAAATTTTCTACAGCTACTCGATAATCCTCTTTACAGAAAAGTATATCTGAGAATAGGGGTGGGTTCTTCTTCCAACCGGCATGCTTTCTTAAGAACTTGATAGATTCTGGAAATCCTTCAAGATTATCAACTAATGATTTCGTTAAGTTATATTCATTTTGTTTAGCATCAACAATACGAGCTTTCTTGCTCAGGTCTTCAGAGGCATCTCGCAATTTTTGCTCACATTGCTGTATCTGGCGCTGAATTTCCTCTTCAGTCCGTAATGCTTCATCAAATTGTTCTTGTTGGATATTAACCCGTTCCTCAAGCTCTGCAACAACTTGATTGAATTCCCCCAATTCTTGTTCCTTAGATGCAGTGTCATTACTAGTTCTTAAAGATTCCTGCTCTAATGCTTCTTTTTGAATTCCCAAGACGGCCAATTCCTTTTCCAAAGCATAGATTTGGCTTTGAAGTGCTTGACTGTTTTTAGAGAATTCATCTAGTTTTGCTTTCGCAGATAACTGCTGTGCTCTAAGTTCCTCAACCTCCGTCTTATTGCCATCCAAATCATGCTTTACAGCG
The Sphingobacterium daejeonense genome window above contains:
- the smc gene encoding chromosome segregation protein SMC gives rise to the protein MQLTKLEIKGFKSFGDKVTINFNEGVTAIVGPNGCGKSNVVDAMRWVLGEQSTKNLRSDKMENIIFNGTKNRKAANLAEVSLTFDNTKNILPTEFATVTITRKLFRTGESEYRLNDVKCRLKDITDLFLDTGIGSDTYSIIELKMIDEIIANKDNSRRNLFEEASGISKYKVRKKQTLSKLKDTEADLSRVDDLLFEINKNLKSLENQAKKADKYFKLKDEYKEASIGLAYYKLEGFQTDLERITDQEEEQQSRLRDVLSKMEQKEKTLQESKTEILSKEQNLSAQQKATNEYINKIRSYESEKKIKNAQLLHLQEKETRLTNDLQNDKQQLNHVEYQIKRLNEELFEEQNTLDAVKHDLDGNKTEVEELRAQQLSAKAKLDEFSKNSQALQSQIYALEKELAVLGIQKEALEQESLRTSNDTASKEQELGEFNQVVAELEERVNIQQEQFDEALRTEEEIQRQIQQCEQKLRDASEDLSKKARIVDAKQNEYNLTKSLVDNLEGFPESIKFLRKHAGWKKNPPLFSDILFCKEDYRVAVENFLEPIMNHYVVESKEDAVQAIKLLSDSSRGRANFFVLEAVKDNQPELSNQVQSGLIPAMDIITVDEKYKTLCQILLKDVYLLDSESDVDLDADLPSENMVILQKGGKYAKNKLGISGGSVGLFEGKRIGRAKNLEILAKEIKELNLQIDLIQENQEELNGQLIGLKGSSQKEFIDEQRLQLNRLSNELISVKTKQEQYQTFINNSQTRRLDIAEKVSNILIQLEKSEPELINFKETAKENQTVLSELEDAYHDLTEILSEKSNVYNQENIKFHQQQNKVNTIQRDLEFRETQRENFEERIEKFNAEFEKVKEDLKEALSYVDHNDTDLSGMYEQKELLEKGLQEVEEDFFKSRKVINDLEDEINQLRKSKDISDSLISELKDKKTTLQIDLNALKERLSVEFNIELQDLLESEIPEERPAMADLETSCRKLKKQLDDYGSINPMAKEAYDEMDERHGFIQKEKTDLMEAKASLLSTIQEIDQSANDKFMYAFTTVRENFIKVFRSLFNEEDSCDIVLSDPNNPLESDIDIIARPKGKRPLSINQLSGGEKTLTSTALLFSLYLLKPAPFCIFDEVDAPLDDTNIDKFNNIIREFSNQSQFIVVSHNKRTIASTDIIYGVTMVEQGVSRVVAVDFEGCSVGRYEI